The proteins below come from a single Thermotoga sp. genomic window:
- a CDS encoding Gx transporter family protein, which produces MRKIALLSILTAFSSILYAVENFLPFPVPFGRWGFSNSVVLLVASEIGLLDALIVSSAKSIIGSLFGGRFLSPSFLTGFFGAISAAIVETLLAKLGFGYLGLSFAGSFANNLVQLIVISLLLGNTKTFLLLTVMVGLGLISASANAFIASKMGGILFENYSSFFFAEEKRVDETLGNRV; this is translated from the coding sequence GTGAGGAAAATAGCGCTCCTTTCTATTCTGACCGCCTTTTCTTCTATTCTATACGCGGTGGAGAATTTTCTGCCGTTTCCGGTACCTTTTGGAAGGTGGGGGTTTTCAAACTCCGTGGTTCTTCTGGTGGCATCGGAAATAGGTCTTCTGGATGCGCTGATCGTCTCTTCGGCCAAGAGTATAATAGGTTCACTCTTCGGTGGCCGGTTTCTTTCTCCCTCCTTTCTGACGGGTTTCTTTGGGGCGATTTCTGCTGCCATCGTTGAAACGCTTCTTGCAAAGCTTGGGTTCGGATATCTCGGGTTGAGTTTTGCCGGATCGTTCGCGAACAACCTCGTTCAGCTGATCGTGATATCGTTGTTGCTGGGAAACACGAAGACTTTCTTGTTGCTCACCGTCATGGTGGGACTCGGATTGATCTCCGCCAGCGCCAACGCCTTCATCGCCAGCAAAATGGGAGGGATCCTGTTTGAAAATTATTCTAGCTTCTTCTTCGCCGAGGAGAAAAGAGTTGATGAAACTCTTGGGAATAGAGTTTGA
- a CDS encoding NusG domain II-containing protein, with product MRKFFEKRDLLIFLLILSAFGLSLILPKGNGEKIVIEGRNFRKVLEKPGVYDITENGRFLMRVEFNGKKVRVVESTCPLKICVKTGWVGPGGIIVCVPNEVIIYFEGKMDYDTETW from the coding sequence ATGAGGAAGTTCTTCGAAAAGAGAGACCTTCTCATTTTTCTACTGATACTGTCCGCCTTTGGGCTTTCGCTCATCCTTCCCAAAGGAAATGGAGAGAAGATTGTCATTGAAGGAAGGAATTTCAGGAAAGTTCTGGAGAAACCGGGGGTCTACGACATCACAGAAAACGGAAGATTCCTCATGAGGGTGGAGTTCAACGGGAAGAAAGTCAGGGTAGTTGAATCCACGTGTCCTCTGAAGATCTGTGTGAAAACAGGCTGGGTTGGGCCTGGCGGAATCATAGTGTGTGTGCCAAACGAGGTGATAATATACTTCGAAGGAAAAATGGATTACGATACAGAAACGTGGTGA
- a CDS encoding HD domain-containing protein has product MISREDALVLLREHVKTKNLIKHCLATEAVMRALAKEFGEDEEKWGMAGLLHDLDYDYTKDDPNEHGLKTLEILKGEDVPEDVLNAILAHCGKKEPETLMEKALYAVDPTTGFIVAAALIRPEKKLEVLDVDFLMRRFKEKAFARGANRDQIRSCEGFGLSLERFLEIALNAMKSIASDLGL; this is encoded by the coding sequence TTGATAAGTAGAGAGGATGCCCTTGTCCTGTTGAGAGAACACGTCAAGACGAAAAATCTGATAAAACACTGTCTGGCGACGGAAGCGGTGATGAGAGCCCTTGCAAAGGAGTTCGGCGAAGACGAAGAAAAGTGGGGAATGGCAGGTTTGTTGCACGATCTAGATTACGACTACACCAAGGACGATCCAAACGAACACGGTCTGAAAACCCTGGAAATTTTGAAGGGAGAGGACGTTCCCGAGGACGTTCTCAACGCGATCCTTGCACACTGTGGAAAAAAAGAACCTGAGACTTTGATGGAGAAAGCACTTTACGCGGTGGATCCAACGACAGGTTTCATTGTGGCGGCAGCTCTTATCAGACCAGAGAAAAAACTGGAAGTGCTCGATGTGGACTTTTTGATGAGGAGGTTCAAGGAGAAGGCCTTTGCAAGAGGAGCCAACAGGGATCAGATCAGATCTTGTGAAGGGTTCGGTCTGTCCTTGGAAAGGTTCCTGGAAATAGCTCTCAACGCAATGAAGTCCATCGCTTCCGACCTTGGATTGTGA
- a CDS encoding cyclodeaminase/cyclohydrolase family protein: MEIERLSLEEFCKRVAERKPTPGGGAVGSVVGALACALAEMVANFTRKKKGYEDIEPEMERIMEAMEGAREKLFSLAKKDIEAFERVMKSYKESKEELQDALKEAASVPMDVIRIMRDLGHELEKLAEFGNKNLASDVLNAMDLCRAVFLVEKVNALVNLKSVEDEEFKNEMLKELDEQEKQVEGSYKRVREFLEGIVWSSR; encoded by the coding sequence ATGGAAATTGAGCGTCTCTCACTGGAAGAGTTCTGTAAAAGAGTTGCCGAGAGGAAGCCCACTCCCGGTGGGGGAGCCGTTGGTTCCGTTGTGGGAGCCTTGGCTTGCGCCCTTGCCGAGATGGTTGCGAACTTCACCAGGAAGAAAAAAGGATACGAGGATATTGAACCGGAGATGGAAAGAATCATGGAAGCAATGGAAGGTGCAAGAGAAAAACTCTTTTCTCTTGCAAAAAAAGACATAGAAGCTTTTGAGAGGGTGATGAAGTCTTACAAAGAATCGAAGGAAGAACTTCAGGACGCCCTCAAAGAAGCTGCGTCTGTCCCCATGGATGTTATAAGGATCATGAGAGATCTTGGACACGAACTTGAAAAACTCGCCGAGTTTGGAAACAAAAACCTGGCTTCTGACGTGTTGAACGCCATGGATCTCTGTCGTGCGGTGTTTCTGGTTGAAAAGGTGAACGCCTTGGTTAATCTAAAGAGTGTAGAGGATGAAGAATTCAAAAACGAGATGCTGAAAGAGCTTGACGAACAGGAAAAACAGGTGGAAGGCAGTTACAAAAGAGTGAGAGAGTTTTTGGAGGGAATCGTGTGGAGTTCGAGGTAA
- the deoC gene encoding deoxyribose-phosphate aldolase, with translation MLEYEIERAIVRYRESYELKPFRESVSLEDVRKAIEHTNLRPFATPDDIVKLCQEAKDKRFYGVCVNPCYVPVARKELSETDIKIVTVVGFPLGANESRTKVQEATFAVESGADEVDMVLNIGMLKTGEWEYVYEDIRGVVEAVRGKIVKVILETCYLELEEKIAACVISKLAGAHYVKTSTGFGPKGATLEDVHLMKWIVGGGMRVKAAGGIRTYEDAVKMMMYGADKIGTSSGHKIVLEGEERHGN, from the coding sequence ATGCTGGAATACGAGATCGAAAGGGCAATAGTGAGATACAGAGAATCTTACGAGCTCAAACCGTTCAGAGAAAGTGTTTCTCTCGAGGACGTGAGAAAAGCGATAGAGCACACAAACCTGCGGCCCTTTGCCACACCCGATGACATAGTAAAACTCTGTCAGGAAGCAAAAGACAAGAGGTTCTACGGGGTGTGCGTCAACCCCTGCTATGTTCCAGTCGCGAGGAAAGAACTCTCGGAAACCGATATAAAAATTGTTACCGTCGTCGGATTTCCCTTGGGCGCAAATGAAAGCAGAACGAAAGTTCAGGAAGCCACCTTCGCCGTTGAAAGTGGAGCCGATGAGGTTGATATGGTGCTGAACATCGGTATGTTGAAGACCGGAGAATGGGAATATGTCTACGAGGATATCAGGGGTGTTGTGGAAGCTGTACGTGGAAAAATTGTCAAGGTGATACTGGAAACGTGCTATCTCGAACTGGAAGAAAAGATAGCAGCGTGTGTTATCTCCAAACTTGCGGGTGCCCATTACGTGAAAACTTCGACCGGATTTGGCCCAAAGGGAGCAACCTTGGAAGATGTTCATCTCATGAAATGGATTGTTGGAGGAGGAATGAGGGTAAAGGCTGCAGGTGGTATCAGAACTTACGAAGATGCCGTCAAGATGATGATGTACGGTGCGGACAAGATAGGTACGAGTTCTGGTCACAAAATAGTACTGGAGGGGGAAGAAAGGCATGGAAATTGA
- a CDS encoding FAD:protein FMN transferase yields MWPSDSNNHRVTRRNVIIFSILLFGTLGTFLTFLLLRGGEQYYELRGFALGTSIRIVVSSRKINPKTIAEAILEDMKRITHKFSTIDERSVVKRINDHPGEWVEVDEETYSLIKAAYAFAELTEGAFDPTVEKLLEIWGFTGNYEDLRVPSSDEIEKTLKSVGYRNILLDNEHMRVMVKNGSKIDLGGIAKGYALDRARQIALSFDENATGFVEAGGDIRIIGPKFGKYPWVIGVKNPRGDDVIDYIYLRSGAVATSGDYERYFIKDGVRYHHIMDPSTGYPVRGVWSVTIIAEDATTADALSTAGFVMAGRDWRKVVLDFPRMGAHPLIVLEGGKIEKSETFKLFERE; encoded by the coding sequence ATGTGGCCGTCAGATAGCAACAATCATCGGGTAACCAGGAGAAACGTTATAATCTTTTCCATCCTTCTTTTTGGAACCCTCGGGACTTTTCTCACCTTCCTTCTTCTTCGTGGGGGTGAGCAGTACTATGAACTCAGAGGATTCGCACTTGGAACAAGTATACGCATCGTGGTCTCTTCCAGGAAGATAAACCCTAAAACTATTGCTGAAGCCATCCTAGAAGACATGAAGAGAATCACCCACAAGTTTTCCACAATCGATGAGAGAAGCGTGGTAAAGAGGATCAATGATCATCCTGGAGAGTGGGTGGAGGTCGATGAAGAGACCTACAGTTTGATAAAGGCAGCCTATGCGTTTGCTGAGCTTACAGAAGGAGCATTCGATCCCACAGTGGAAAAGCTTTTGGAGATATGGGGATTCACAGGAAACTATGAGGACCTCAGAGTTCCCTCGAGTGATGAGATAGAAAAAACCTTGAAATCTGTTGGATACCGTAATATACTTCTCGACAATGAACACATGCGAGTGATGGTGAAAAATGGTTCGAAGATAGATTTAGGGGGAATAGCGAAGGGTTATGCCTTAGATCGTGCAAGACAGATAGCCCTCTCGTTCGACGAAAATGCAACAGGGTTCGTTGAAGCAGGAGGAGACATCCGAATCATTGGGCCAAAGTTTGGAAAATACCCATGGGTTATAGGTGTGAAGAACCCGAGAGGTGACGATGTTATAGACTACATATATTTGAGATCCGGAGCGGTGGCGACCTCTGGTGATTACGAGAGATATTTCATAAAAGATGGTGTCAGATACCATCACATCATGGATCCATCGACGGGATATCCTGTCCGAGGGGTGTGGAGCGTAACCATCATTGCAGAAGACGCAACAACAGCGGATGCACTCTCCACAGCTGGATTTGTGATGGCTGGAAGGGACTGGAGAAAAGTGGTCCTGGACTTCCCGCGAATGGGGGCACACCCTTTGATAGTTCTAGAAGGTGGAAAGATCGAGAAATCTGAGACTTTCAAGCTATTCGAAAGAGAGTGA
- the radC gene encoding DNA repair protein RadC: MLPRERLIKAGPEALSNEELIAILLRTGKRGKHVLELSQELFGKFDNSLVKLTNASVEEIAAVDGVGIVKAVTLKAALELGKRLHKELEQVPEKLDSSSKVYRYCQDMIYLEKEVVKVICLDGKLNVVSESVITIGTSDRSLVHPRDVFRIAIRSNASGVIVVHNHPTGDPTPSKEDRAVTKNLKRAGEILGIKLVDHVIISKRGYFSFREEGEI, from the coding sequence TTGCTTCCAAGAGAAAGGTTGATAAAAGCAGGACCTGAAGCTCTTTCGAACGAGGAACTCATCGCCATTCTTTTGAGAACCGGAAAGAGAGGAAAGCACGTTCTCGAACTTTCTCAGGAGCTTTTTGGAAAGTTCGACAACTCACTGGTAAAACTGACGAACGCGAGTGTGGAGGAAATTGCCGCTGTCGATGGTGTGGGAATCGTGAAGGCGGTCACGTTGAAAGCCGCTCTTGAACTTGGAAAAAGGCTCCACAAAGAACTTGAGCAGGTTCCAGAGAAACTCGATTCTTCCAGCAAAGTTTATAGGTACTGTCAAGACATGATCTATCTCGAGAAAGAAGTTGTGAAGGTGATATGTCTCGATGGAAAATTGAACGTTGTATCTGAATCTGTTATCACGATAGGAACCTCCGACAGGAGTCTGGTACATCCACGGGATGTCTTTCGAATAGCGATCAGATCAAACGCTTCCGGAGTTATCGTGGTTCACAATCATCCCACCGGTGATCCCACACCCAGCAAAGAGGACAGAGCGGTTACAAAGAATCTGAAGAGAGCCGGCGAGATCCTGGGGATAAAGCTCGTGGATCATGTGATAATCTCAAAGAGGGGATACTTCAGTTTCAGAGAGGAGGGGGAGATTTGA
- a CDS encoding Maf family nucleotide pyrophosphatase encodes MKIILASSSPRRKELMKLLGIEFEVKHPEVEENISGDPVEVVRKLSLRKATYVFQREKSENVLVIGSDTVVVLGREILGKPRTTKEAKEFLRKLSGRWHVVYTGVAFVSDSAEDIFVSSTRVKFRDPPDEVIDYYVENYRPLDKAGGYGIQDFAAVFVEKVEGDFFTVMGFPVGLVWQYLYEKGWWKVASKRKVDKSRT; translated from the coding sequence TTGAAAATTATTCTAGCTTCTTCTTCGCCGAGGAGAAAAGAGTTGATGAAACTCTTGGGAATAGAGTTTGAAGTTAAGCATCCTGAGGTTGAAGAAAACATCTCTGGAGATCCGGTTGAAGTGGTAAGGAAGCTTTCTCTACGGAAAGCAACATACGTTTTCCAAAGGGAAAAATCTGAAAATGTTCTGGTCATTGGATCAGATACAGTAGTTGTGCTGGGTAGAGAGATTCTGGGGAAACCCAGAACAACAAAGGAGGCAAAAGAGTTCCTCAGAAAGCTGTCTGGAAGATGGCATGTAGTATACACCGGCGTTGCGTTCGTGTCTGATTCTGCAGAAGACATCTTCGTTTCTTCCACGAGGGTGAAGTTCAGAGATCCCCCAGACGAAGTGATAGACTACTACGTCGAAAATTACCGACCTCTCGATAAAGCGGGAGGGTACGGCATACAGGATTTTGCTGCCGTCTTCGTTGAAAAAGTAGAAGGGGATTTTTTCACGGTCATGGGTTTTCCAGTGGGACTTGTCTGGCAGTACCTTTACGAGAAGGGCTGGTGGAAAGTTGCTTCCAAGAGAAAGGTTGATAAAAGCAGGACCTGA